The genomic interval TTATTCATCTTGACTGTTGAATTAATCCATGTCTTATTCAGCCTCTCTTGACTGGTGcgtatatgtttttttttttttttgaaacatgCTGCATATATGTTTGAGATCTTATTAACATGtactttccttttctcttttgggTACTAGCTAGTGATCTAGGCTACATCTCATTCATTGAATAATTGAGGTAATTTATTAGCTGCGCAGAGATATCTATATGGGTAAATGATATTTAGTTTCCttaaatttattgtttaaaGTTAtcgtttaaatattttatttttttattattgttttaatgattaaaaattgattattagtgtagtagtagtagtagtatatatatatatatatatatatatatatattattttttcttaataattaaagatgttaaaaaatatttaaaagaaaataaaattgaaaaaatgaaaaaatttcacaCTAGAGGTAAGGGTGGGCAGCAGGCTCCGCCCCCGGTACCCCGCCCTATATGGAACACCCCATGCAGGGGCGGGGGACGGGTTGATCCTAGCAGGACCCCACCCCCGCCCcccatgcgggtagcacccctaactAGAAGTATGCCCGACAGCAAACCCTCAGCGGCTGACTAGCACTATCCatctatatatgtaaaatatacacTATAGTTGTACCAGGACTAACTTAGGGCTGGAAATCGAAACCGCACCGATACTTTTTTAAGAGGGTGGTGCCGATCGAAATCGGCCgacaaggagagagagagagaaccgacTGTAATCTTATGGTTGGTACCAATTGGTTCAGTGGTAGGTTCGTCAGTTGCTAACCCATCCTCAAATTCACATCACACAttcacaaattcaaaacaaataaaccaaaatccacaacatataaaaaattcacaacaaatCAACTCGAACTTCacaacaaaatcataaattcataacAAAACCTCAGAATGAGAGGTGAATAGGAGAGATGAGAGGAGAATGAGAGAGGTGAACCGTCAACCATGAACAACAGAGAGCTTGAAAAGACAATTcagagatgagagatgagagagctCAGAGAAGTAAGGGACAGGTAGAGGATGTGAGATCTCGGAGAGATGAGGGACAGGCCTAGCGTCGAGCGGCatgaagaaggaagagaggagagaggaggggaggggaggggagggttATTAAACCCTAGATCTAAACGACACCATTTGGTGTATTAAATCAAACGGCGTTTCacttatattcttttttctatatGTTAACtgtaaaatgacgtcgtttacATCATTTAAGCGAAACGACATTGTTTTAtctaagatataatatatatatatatattatattatattatatcagcCGGCTTAGCGGTTTGAATCTGGTTCAGACTGGGACTGAACCTGCTAATGTCGATTTCTTGTATTTCCTACCGTCGACTGACCAGTTCTCCATTAATTCTAGCTGGTTCCTGACTCCGATGGTTGCTTCTCGTCGGCGACAGTCGGTTCGTTAGTTCCAGTACACCCCTAGTCTAACTTGATTCAATTGAGGAGTtagaaaaaagtagaataaaaaaaagaaactacaaaAATGGCATCATTATGTTTGAGTTTtccaaatcaaacaaaaataacaataacatgaaaaaataaaaagtaatgtataagtcttaaatagacaaatttcgtatagatattttataaaaaagtaaatctcactaaaaaaataaatatttttattacacTTTCTTTTTGTAGGATTCAATTTTTTACAAAGTGATCGATTGCTCGAAATTTGTCtgacttgtacaaatcatttcttaaaaataaaaaatatataaaaaaaaaaccaacgaAATGTGCCtgtaaatatttaattctttcACACCGTGATTTCAGTTTGTTTTGCGGACTTTAAACAAATATACAGTACTAAAAACTTGCATAACCAGGAATGGATTCATTGGAATGTAGACGATCCTGATTTAAGAGTTTCCTTGATTACTTGCATACCCGGTTTTGATAGGTGGGGTCATGTACTACCTAACTTCTCAAGCAAGGCTAACATAAGCGGAGTTCCCAAGCAACGATATAGagcactaatatatatattgggcaacaatattttctatttttttttagagtgaaaaatatagataaaagagACTCTACGTATTTCATGTTTAATAttatctcatattttttatatgattttttaaaagccTAATTATATGGAAAATATATTAGCTCCTTGAAACCACGAATTTAATTGAGTCGCACACTCTTTAACAGTGTTAGTGAATAGTGGGCAGCTATCCAATCTAGCTATCCAATCTAAATTTcataacacatatatatatatatatatatttatattatatggtaCCTCTTAAACAAtctaaatttcataatatataattatatatatgtatatcttaAAAACTCAGCTTCCTTATCTGTTTTTTCCTACCATAGTGGAAATTAAGACCCGCCACATGATTTCTGCTATGTAAAAAGGAGCAATACTACATACAATCTTTATTTTGGAGATTACAATGTAAgtctaaataattttatctttaaaattttttaaaattataaaaatatccctcttaaaacgattttttttctcatttaataaaagatctGGATATACAATCCCAAGTAGGAATTACAAATAGACTTTCTCCTGTAAAAAGATTGGTAAGGTTGTTAGGAGCACttgcttattatttattaatgttaATGATCGTGAttagaggaaaacaaaaaacctTAAAAAGGCTTTCCTTTTCGGGATTACTGTGCCATaagtgattacacaaaagtaatttcacaaattgacgtgacttcatATAATCTGTCagatttgttttataataaaagtaattttacaatttgataaaTCACATTAAACAACATCAATgtatgagattacttttgtgtaattaatttataactaactagaatatttctctttcctttttccttttttgctttgataaattttcttttttcgtaATCTGCATAGTCTCTATCTTTAACTCTTTCTTTCCGTCTATAAATACCCCATTGCTCGCTGCTTTTCAGACCCTCCCACCTTAAACTCCCATTCCTCATTTTCCTTGCTGGAGAAGAAGAGTTTGGGATCACCACCACATAAAAGCacagcttcttcttctcctcctccaatTCCTACGTCtttcccctccctccctccctatACTCACTAGTACTGAGTTTGAATGGCTCAAGTAACAGCATTATTATTAGTGCCATTAGTAACACTTCTCTTATCAGTATCAGGTAGTGATAATCAATAAATATCcctttacatgaaaaatatattgaaaagcTCTACTCtttgatactatatataatcattttactcatgaatttctttttatatgcaTGCTTAATTGTATCGCTGCACTATTTCAACTGCAGGAGTAATTTCGACCACCTTCACAATTATAAACAGTTGCGGCCACACCGTATGGCCAGGCATTCTCTCCAACGCCGGTGTACCTCCGCTCTCCCCGACAGGCTTCGCTCTCCAAAAGGGCGAGTCCAAGATCATTACAGCGCCGACTTCCTGGGGAGGCCGCCTCTGGGGCCGCACTCTCTGCTCCTTAGACTCCACTGGCAATTTCTCCTGCGTCACAGGTGATTGCGGCTCCGGGAAAATCGAATGCTCCGGCTTTGGCAAGCCACCCGCCACCTTGGCCGAGTTCACGCTAGACGGCGGCAACGGTCTCGATTTCTTCGATGTCAGCTTGGTCGACGGGTACAACCTCCCTCTGCTGGTCGTGCCCAAGGGTGGCACCGGTCAGAACTGTACGACCACCGGCTGCGTGACTGACCTGAACGACTCGTGCCCCTCGGAGCTGAAGGTCACGAGCTCCGGCTCCGACGGCACTAGCGTGGCTTGTAAGAGCGCGTGCGAGGCCTTCGGCCAGCCTCAGTACTGTTGCAGCGGCGCTTATGCCACTCCTGATGTCTGCAAGCCGTCAACTTACTCTCAGATATTCAAGAGCGCGTGCCCGCAAGCTTACAGCTACGCGTACGACGATAGGACCAGCACTTTCACATGCGCCTCCGCTGATTATACGATTACTTTCTGCCCCACCCCTAACACCAGGTAATGCAATTTACTCAAAACTCCCTACTCCACCGGCTAGTTTTTAGTTATCTCAACTTAACGGTAAAGGGTAGTCATGTCTGGATAAAGGATTTTCTTCTCTAACGTTAATGTCCCCCATGTTCTGGCCCAACTTTTCATGCTAGACAATCTTAGACAGCAAGCATATCTTGTTATTTGTGGTACTTAACTCACCTCATTCGGCTGATCATTATCTCGGTAGACTGACTCTTCTTACAGGTGAGGATTGATATAAAAAGTTTTTAACTACCtcgttttgttttattttattttattattataatttttaaaatttttattttaaatataaataatttaatttttaaaattttaaaataattataatattaaaaattaatattttatttaattttcaatttttatatcaactcatctcaatttattatcaAAACCTCTCATAATGATCTTCCAGTGACTTAATAAGAATTCCCATATCCGGATTCCGGAGGACAGACAATTCGATCAAGATTTtcaggggagagagggagatcacttgtttggttggaagggGAATTATATTTATGGGACTGCCCTGTATCCTCTTTTCCTGCGATATTGTCTAAATTATCCGTAATCGGGGACAGTGGTCCGGTCGGAAGAGATCGACCCCAATCCCTCTATCATGGGTCTATTGCCGACCTGGTTTTTCTCATTAATTATCACGTCAACAAATTGGGCACGCATAGTAATTAGTGCGCACATCATTTTCTTATCTACATGACCcctaatatgaaaaaaaaattaataaaattttacgATGCGCGCACTAATTATCAATGTTAATACATGtctgtttcaaaaaataaaaaaataatatatatatatataatatatatatatcaatatctCGAAATATTTTTAcgacctttttttcttttgttttttgctcAAGTTGGGTCGTTTTCTGTGTTATTAATCAATATATCAGGTATGTCCGCGGTGAAGTAAATCTCTGAGAACTGTGATGCAAAACACGACACTATTACACAATGCttttcataacattttttatgatataaaataagatatttttataaagtaatattatttttataatattttttaaaattatttctcattttaaaatataattataaaatatgttatgaaaaatactgtatctttatgatttttctattataAATATGTACTGACGTAGATATTCGGTTCAATTTTGTCAGATGCTTAGTTTAACGGTCACCTAAATAGGTTAAAGGCTGCCCAATTACACCAGTCACACCACGAcacgtatttatttttatatttactgACAGTTGAATTATTCTGTGCATGCAGCAAAAAGGCTTCGGAGGGGCAGACCACGGCGTCGAACCCAAGGACGACAACCACAGAGACACCGTCCGTCAACAGTGCGATGATCTACGAGGGCGCACTGGGCGAAAGCAATGCATCACCGCACACGCGTGGCCAGGTTTCACGGTCCCACGCCATCGCGGCTGCGCTCAGCATCGCATTGGCAATATGGCGGTCGTGGCACTGTCGTGATCTCTTCTAACTTCCTTCGCTTAGTTTTCTCAAGGCAAGGACCATGCATGTGACCCGGAAGGGACCCGCAGGGTTGGCCGGAATGACGAGGATACGAGTCAGAATGAAGCAGCTCTCTCACCTGTCACAATATATTGAAAGGGTTGCTCACTACCCAGAAGTTAGAGACATGCATTGAATGTCAACGAGAGCGAAAGGAAACTAAAAATATAGGCAGGGGAtgccattttttgttttttttttttttttaaatcatttgtgGTGGTGTGCAGAAGTGCACGTAATAGACCTGTTAGGCCAAGAAAATTCTTTccaaacattattattattgagttcCATCTCTTTATAATATCGGATGAGAGATTCATTTGTTCAGTTTTGGGTGAAGTGTCAATCATTTTTCTGTAACCACCACCCCATTTGGTTGATCTATAGGTAggtagtagtttttttttttatagaagtttTTTCAACTTGTATTCGTGTTTGATGTTGTTGTATAAACGATGAACACGTATGTGAGACGTGGAAGCTTATGCTTTGAGTGATAAATAAGCAGTTAATAACAGTACCCCGCCCCTACTGCTTTTGTCTCTTATAAACCTCCCTTGTGTGTTAATTTTTATGTTGGTGAGGCAATTGTCGGTTGgttatccttttttttaaaaaaacatttattaatgtaaatatatttataactgtgAATTGTATAATTATCATGCAAttgctttaaaataaataaataaaatatgagacccatacgaaaaaaattaattttttaatagtggacctcactcttttttaaaacgattacgtaatatttacgcatttcacgattatatatagaattatttttctttcactgAATGATAAAATCTAGAGtaatcatttttcaaagaaaatgttgtGGCTATAAGGTAACTTCAAGAGCAAGAGTTAAAAGTAATGTGAACTAAAACCCACAAAAAAAGCGATGGGTAATGGCCGCCCTATGGTGGACCCTATCATGATCATCGAATATCCTTAGAGCAAGTTGAGTATTCTCTACATCAAACATACAATTGAGCTCAACTTTGAAATCACATGCAGTAGCAATCAACTTTCTTATGGTGGACCCTTTAATCATTGATTATCCTTAGAGCAAGTTGAGTAATGATCAGTACTACATGATCAAGCATTCAGGCTCAACTTTGATATCACGGCAACAGTTAATTTCCTTATGACAACAGGCATATGCCAcaatatatttagaatttggaTGAACCATTAGTTAGTAGGTGAAGCAAATTAAATAGCTGTACTAGTACTcatttcgtatttatttttgagtattttaaaaaaatactaacacaaataatttttaaaaaataaaacataacacACTATATATTCAGTTCCCGTTTCGGCATTTTGGTATCGTATGTAGGTGAGAGTAGTACTCCTCATTAGTTTATGATACGTCGGCCAgtctctcataaaaaaaattaattaagggGTGTATATATTATCCATAA from Juglans microcarpa x Juglans regia isolate MS1-56 chromosome 4S, Jm3101_v1.0, whole genome shotgun sequence carries:
- the LOC121263036 gene encoding pathogenesis-related thaumatin-like protein 3.5, which encodes MAQVTALLLVPLVTLLLSVSGVISTTFTIINSCGHTVWPGILSNAGVPPLSPTGFALQKGESKIITAPTSWGGRLWGRTLCSLDSTGNFSCVTGDCGSGKIECSGFGKPPATLAEFTLDGGNGLDFFDVSLVDGYNLPLLVVPKGGTGQNCTTTGCVTDLNDSCPSELKVTSSGSDGTSVACKSACEAFGQPQYCCSGAYATPDVCKPSTYSQIFKSACPQAYSYAYDDRTSTFTCASADYTITFCPTPNTSKKASEGQTTASNPRTTTTETPSVNSAMIYEGALGESNASPHTRGQVSRSHAIAAALSIALAIWRSWHCRDLF